A single genomic interval of Phocoenobacter uteri harbors:
- the can gene encoding carbonate dehydratase, giving the protein MKSVEELFEQNHLWAVNMKKQQPDYFDAIAEQQKPQILWIGCSDSRVPAEKLLGLESGELFVHRNIANLVVHTDLNCLSVVEYAVDVLDIHHIIICGHTNCGGIQASLTEEDYGLVNNWLLHIKDIRTKYRTILDKLPPEKRTRTLVQLNVAEQVYNLGRSSVVRAAWERGKALSIHGWMYDVHDGYLNDQGVMATSQESLETTYQNAIAKLTAEVEEYVLSGVDIPEFEGKAKFD; this is encoded by the coding sequence ATGAAATCCGTTGAAGAACTTTTTGAACAGAATCACCTTTGGGCTGTGAATATGAAAAAACAACAGCCCGATTATTTTGATGCAATTGCAGAGCAACAAAAACCACAAATTCTATGGATCGGTTGTTCTGATAGCCGTGTGCCCGCCGAGAAATTATTAGGCTTGGAATCAGGGGAGCTTTTTGTTCACCGTAATATCGCAAATTTGGTGGTACATACCGATCTAAACTGCCTTTCTGTGGTGGAATATGCCGTTGATGTCTTGGATATTCATCATATTATCATCTGCGGACACACCAACTGCGGGGGCATTCAAGCTTCATTAACGGAAGAAGATTACGGACTAGTGAATAATTGGCTACTACATATCAAAGATATTCGTACTAAATATAGAACTATCTTAGATAAATTACCACCTGAAAAAAGAACCCGTACTCTTGTACAATTAAACGTGGCTGAACAGGTTTATAACTTAGGGCGTTCTTCTGTGGTTCGTGCGGCTTGGGAAAGAGGAAAAGCATTATCGATACACGGTTGGATGTATGATGTTCACGATGGCTATCTAAACGATCAAGGTGTAATGGCAACCAGCCAAGAGAGCTTAGAAACAACTTATCAAAATGCGATTGCAAAATTAACCGCAGAAGTCGAAGAATATGTACTATCGGGTGTTGATATTCCTGAATTTGAAGGTAAAGCAAAATTTGACTAA
- the uvrB gene encoding excinuclease ABC subunit UvrB: protein MQKQKPFILHSPFKPAGDQPIAIAQLKEGLEDGLAHQTLLGVTGSGKTFTIANVIADLNRPAMLLAPNKTLAAQLYAEMKAFFPENAVEYFVSYYDYYQPEAYVPASDTFIEKDASVNEQIEQMRLSATKSFLERRDTIVVASVSAIYGLGDADAYLKMMLHLQIGEIINQRDILSRLTELQYSRNDQAFQRGTFRVRGEVIDIFPAESDDLALRVELFDDEIENLSLFDPLTGQTTGRVPRYTVYPKTHYATPRERILEAIEKIKAELVERREYLIKENKLVEEQRLTQRTQFDIEMMNELGYCSGVENYSRYLSGRKEGEAPPTLFDYMPADGLLIIDESHVTVPQIGGMYKGDRSRKETLVQYGFRLPSALDNRPLRFEEFESLAPQTIYVSATPSNYELEKSNGDVVEQVVRPTGLLDPIIEVRPVATQVDDLLSEIHKRTEVEERVLVTVLTKKMAEDLTDYLDEHGVRVRYLHSDIDTVERVEIIHDLRMGMFDVLVGINLLREGLDIPEVSLVAILDADKEGFLRSERSLIQTIGRAARNLNGKAILYGDRITNSMEKAISETQRRRAKQQAHNEKMGITPQGLNKKVAELLDIGQNNNPKRGKKSAKVEENPTAYIPKTRKALEKDLKKLDAEMREFAQNLEFEKAAATRDKIKQLKEFLLMVD, encoded by the coding sequence ATGCAAAAACAAAAGCCTTTTATTTTACATAGCCCTTTTAAACCTGCAGGAGATCAACCAATTGCAATTGCTCAACTCAAGGAAGGATTAGAAGACGGTTTAGCTCATCAAACGTTACTGGGTGTAACGGGATCAGGGAAAACCTTTACGATCGCAAATGTGATCGCAGACTTAAACCGTCCTGCAATGTTACTCGCCCCAAATAAAACCCTTGCGGCACAACTTTATGCTGAAATGAAAGCCTTTTTTCCTGAAAATGCCGTTGAATATTTTGTGTCTTATTATGACTATTATCAGCCAGAGGCGTATGTTCCAGCGAGCGATACCTTTATTGAAAAAGACGCGTCCGTAAACGAGCAAATCGAACAAATGCGACTTTCAGCGACCAAATCTTTTCTTGAACGCCGAGATACGATCGTTGTTGCTTCTGTTTCTGCGATTTATGGATTGGGAGATGCAGACGCTTACCTTAAAATGATGTTGCATTTGCAAATCGGCGAAATTATCAATCAACGAGATATTTTATCTCGCTTAACGGAATTGCAATACTCTCGTAACGATCAAGCCTTTCAACGTGGTACATTTAGAGTACGTGGCGAAGTGATTGATATTTTTCCTGCAGAATCAGATGATCTTGCATTACGCGTCGAACTTTTTGATGATGAAATTGAAAATTTATCCCTTTTTGATCCATTAACAGGGCAAACTACTGGACGTGTGCCTCGTTATACGGTTTACCCTAAAACCCACTATGCCACACCTCGTGAACGTATTTTAGAAGCAATTGAAAAAATCAAAGCTGAGCTTGTTGAACGTCGTGAATACCTGATCAAAGAAAATAAACTGGTTGAAGAACAACGTCTGACACAACGTACCCAATTTGACATTGAAATGATGAATGAACTCGGCTACTGCTCAGGGGTGGAAAACTACTCTCGCTATCTTTCAGGTAGAAAAGAAGGCGAAGCTCCGCCAACACTATTTGACTATATGCCTGCTGACGGTTTGTTGATTATCGATGAATCTCACGTGACCGTACCACAAATTGGTGGAATGTATAAAGGTGACCGTTCTCGTAAAGAAACCCTTGTACAATATGGCTTCCGCTTACCTTCTGCATTGGATAATCGTCCACTCCGATTTGAAGAATTTGAATCCCTTGCACCACAAACGATTTACGTTTCCGCTACTCCAAGCAATTATGAATTAGAAAAATCAAATGGCGATGTGGTTGAACAAGTGGTTCGCCCAACAGGACTGCTCGATCCAATTATTGAAGTTCGCCCAGTGGCAACCCAAGTCGATGATTTACTTTCAGAAATTCATAAACGTACCGAAGTAGAAGAACGTGTTTTAGTGACCGTTCTAACAAAAAAAATGGCGGAAGACTTAACGGATTATCTTGATGAACACGGTGTGCGAGTGCGTTATTTACACAGCGATATTGACACCGTTGAGCGAGTGGAAATTATCCACGATTTACGAATGGGAATGTTTGATGTACTCGTTGGAATCAACTTATTACGTGAAGGTTTAGATATTCCCGAAGTGTCGCTTGTCGCCATTTTAGATGCTGACAAAGAAGGTTTTTTACGTTCTGAACGCTCACTGATCCAAACCATTGGACGTGCGGCTCGAAACTTAAACGGAAAAGCCATTTTATATGGCGATAGAATTACCAACTCAATGGAAAAAGCCATCAGCGAAACCCAACGTCGCCGAGCTAAACAGCAAGCACACAATGAAAAAATGGGGATTACCCCACAAGGCTTAAATAAAAAAGTCGCTGAACTGCTTGATATTGGACAGAATAACAATCCTAAACGAGGTAAAAAATCTGCAAAAGTGGAAGAAAATCCGACCGCTTATATTCCTAAAACCCGCAAAGCTCTGGAAAAAGATCTCAAAAAACTGGATGCTGAAATGCGAGAGTTTGCTCAAAACCTTGAATTTGAAAAAGCCGCTGCAACAAGGGATAAAATTAAGCAGTTAAAAGAGTTTTTGTTGATGGTGGATTAA
- a CDS encoding LysE family transporter yields the protein MLVTLFFVQLAGLVSPGPDFFYISRRAASSNRRNAIFAAIGISLGIAFWAMLAVFGLGFLGKTVKPISYIIMLLGGLFLGYTGLKMVRVTENAQFDNRKLEQKTSAKQEILDGLWINLSNAKVVVFFSSILSGYTAQFTQISDYFIVLAMLVLSTFCYFSLVAILFSHQKICKFYAKYNRYIDNFSGCIFLFFGGSLVYGAVKFFM from the coding sequence ATGTTAGTTACATTGTTTTTTGTACAATTAGCAGGACTGGTTAGCCCCGGTCCTGATTTCTTTTATATCAGCCGCCGAGCGGCGAGTAGCAATCGCCGTAATGCAATATTTGCAGCAATAGGGATTTCACTTGGCATTGCATTTTGGGCGATGCTTGCTGTCTTTGGTCTGGGTTTCTTAGGGAAGACTGTTAAACCAATTTCTTATATTATAATGTTATTGGGTGGGCTTTTCTTAGGTTATACAGGGCTAAAAATGGTACGCGTTACTGAAAATGCACAATTTGACAATCGAAAATTAGAACAGAAAACTTCCGCTAAACAAGAAATTTTAGATGGTTTATGGATCAATTTATCGAATGCCAAAGTTGTTGTATTTTTCAGCAGTATTCTTTCTGGCTATACCGCACAATTCACTCAAATTTCAGACTATTTTATTGTTCTCGCAATGCTTGTGTTAAGCACATTTTGCTATTTTTCACTGGTTGCCATTTTATTTTCACATCAAAAAATTTGCAAATTTTATGCAAAATATAACCGCTATATTGATAATTTTTCAGGCTGTATTTTCCTCTTTTTCGGAGGAAGTTTGGTTTATGGTGCTGTGAAGTTTTTTATGTAA
- the rluB gene encoding 23S rRNA pseudouridine(2605) synthase RluB: MKDLQKKITKRPLRSNSKPATRKPTVKKIDNRSEKSIENKAAEKKVKVEGEKLQKILARAGKGSRRELEKVIEEGRVSVDGKIAKLGDRVQLATGTKIRMDGHLVQLKATQKDVCRILMYYKPEGELCTRSDPEGRPTVFDRLPRLTGSRWIAVGRLDINTSGLLLFTTDGELANRLMHPSREVEREYSVRVFGNVDEAMLQRLRKGVQLEDGMANFKQIKAAGGQGINQWFDVTLTEGRNREVRRLWESQEVQVSRLIRIRYGNIKLEKSLPRGGWEEMDLTNVNYLRELVGLPPETETKVDVSKNRRKTNVRKIRKSVQQHLKYRNQK; this comes from the coding sequence ATGAAAGATTTGCAAAAAAAGATCACAAAACGACCGCTTAGATCTAACTCAAAACCCGCGACAAGAAAGCCAACGGTAAAGAAAATCGATAACAGATCAGAAAAAAGCATTGAGAATAAAGCTGCTGAAAAGAAAGTGAAAGTAGAAGGCGAAAAACTACAAAAAATCTTAGCAAGAGCAGGCAAAGGCTCTCGTCGTGAATTAGAGAAAGTGATTGAAGAAGGGCGAGTAAGTGTTGATGGAAAAATTGCAAAATTAGGCGATCGAGTTCAATTAGCAACAGGCACAAAAATTCGTATGGACGGACACCTTGTGCAGCTTAAAGCAACACAAAAAGACGTGTGCCGAATCTTGATGTATTACAAACCAGAAGGTGAACTTTGTACACGTTCTGATCCAGAAGGTCGCCCAACCGTATTTGATCGTTTACCACGTTTAACAGGCTCAAGATGGATTGCAGTTGGACGTTTGGATATCAACACCTCTGGCTTGCTTTTATTTACTACCGATGGTGAACTTGCTAACCGTTTAATGCACCCAAGCCGAGAAGTGGAACGTGAATATTCGGTGCGAGTATTCGGTAATGTGGATGAGGCGATGTTGCAACGTTTACGCAAAGGCGTGCAGCTTGAAGACGGAATGGCAAACTTCAAACAAATTAAAGCCGCAGGCGGACAAGGTATTAACCAATGGTTTGATGTAACCCTAACCGAAGGGCGTAACCGAGAAGTACGTCGCTTGTGGGAGTCCCAAGAAGTGCAAGTAAGCCGTTTGATTCGTATTCGTTATGGTAACATTAAACTAGAAAAAAGCTTACCACGAGGTGGTTGGGAAGAAATGGATTTAACCAACGTAAACTATTTGCGTGAGCTTGTAGGGCTGCCACCAGAAACAGAAACAAAAGTGGATGTGTCGAAAAACCGCAGAAAAACCAACGTGCGTAAGATCAGAAAATCGGTTCAACAGCATTTAAAATACAGAAATCAAAAATAA
- a CDS encoding L-threonylcarbamoyladenylate synthase, with amino-acid sequence MSQFFYIHPDNPQQRLINQAVDIIKQGGVVVYPTDSGYALGCGIGEKRAIDRIVDIRKLPLNHNFTLVCSDLSELSNYALVTNVSYRLIKNNVPNPYTFILPATKEVPRRLWTKRKTIGIRVPKNNIALALLQTLGEPILSCSLMLPDETITQSDPDEIRNYLERRVDLIIHGGYLGQTPTTVIDLTDDTPVIIREGTGDVTPFLA; translated from the coding sequence ATGAGTCAGTTTTTTTATATCCACCCAGATAATCCGCAACAACGTTTAATCAATCAAGCAGTTGATATTATTAAGCAAGGTGGCGTTGTGGTGTATCCAACCGATTCTGGCTATGCGTTAGGTTGTGGCATTGGCGAAAAACGAGCGATTGATCGTATTGTTGATATCCGAAAGTTGCCCCTTAATCATAATTTTACCTTAGTGTGTAGTGATTTATCGGAGCTTTCAAATTATGCGTTAGTCACCAATGTGTCTTATCGCCTAATTAAAAATAATGTGCCGAATCCTTATACTTTTATTTTGCCAGCAACAAAAGAAGTGCCACGCCGTTTATGGACAAAACGCAAGACGATTGGCATTCGTGTACCGAAAAATAATATTGCGTTAGCCTTGTTACAAACCTTAGGCGAGCCAATTTTATCTTGTTCATTGATGTTACCCGATGAAACAATTACTCAGTCTGATCCTGATGAGATCAGAAATTATTTAGAACGACGTGTCGATTTGATTATTCACGGTGGTTATTTAGGGCAAACCCCAACAACCGTGATTGATTTAACGGATGATACGCCCGTTATTATTCGTGAAGGAACGGGCGATGTAACGCCATTCCTCGCGTAA
- the mpl gene encoding UDP-N-acetylmuramate:L-alanyl-gamma-D-glutamyl-meso-diaminopimelate ligase, which translates to MKQQHIHILGICGTFMGGIAIIARELGYKVTGSDTNVYPPMSTFLEKSGIEIIPNYDVAQLDPKPDMVIIGNAMRRGNPCVEYVLNNQLNFTSAPQWLHDHLLKDRWVLAVSGTHGKTTTTGMLAWILDKNGIDTGFLVGGIAGNFGISARLGTSKFFVIEADEYDSAFFDKRSKFVHYNPKTLIVNNLEFDHADIFDDLKAIQRQFHHMVRAMPQNGVILSHKEEQNVQQMLDMGNYSELQFVGKEQEWHAEPLNQDYSHFAVYYKQQKQGEVQWNVVGKHNMHNALMAIASSHHAGVSVADACNALGTFVNANRRLEVKGTVNGVTVYDDFAHHPTAIKSTIEALRGKVGKEQRILAVLEPRSNTMKMGVHKDEIAPALADADQVFILQPDNIDWSVVQITNNLTQPAQWSADLDELVQMIIAQTKPTDNILVMSNGAFGGIHNKLLEKLE; encoded by the coding sequence ATGAAACAACAACATATTCATATTTTAGGTATTTGTGGCACATTTATGGGCGGGATTGCAATTATTGCCCGTGAGCTGGGTTATAAGGTAACAGGTTCAGATACCAATGTTTATCCGCCGATGAGTACTTTTTTGGAGAAAAGTGGCATTGAGATTATTCCTAATTATGATGTAGCACAGCTTGATCCAAAGCCTGATATGGTGATTATTGGGAATGCAATGCGTCGTGGCAATCCTTGCGTGGAATATGTGTTGAATAATCAGCTTAATTTTACCTCAGCACCGCAGTGGTTACACGATCATTTATTAAAAGATCGTTGGGTGTTGGCGGTATCAGGCACGCACGGTAAAACAACCACAACGGGAATGTTAGCGTGGATTTTAGATAAAAATGGTATTGATACAGGCTTTCTAGTCGGTGGAATAGCAGGGAATTTTGGCATTTCAGCACGTTTAGGAACAAGCAAATTTTTTGTAATTGAAGCTGATGAATACGACAGTGCCTTTTTTGATAAACGCTCTAAATTTGTCCATTACAATCCAAAAACCTTAATTGTAAATAACTTGGAATTTGACCACGCCGATATTTTTGATGATTTGAAAGCGATTCAGCGACAATTTCATCATATGGTGCGAGCAATGCCTCAAAATGGCGTGATTTTATCTCATAAAGAGGAACAAAATGTTCAACAAATGTTGGATATGGGCAATTATAGTGAATTACAATTTGTGGGCAAAGAACAAGAATGGCACGCTGAGCCACTAAATCAAGATTATTCGCATTTTGCGGTTTACTATAAACAACAAAAACAGGGTGAAGTGCAGTGGAATGTAGTGGGAAAACACAATATGCACAATGCGTTAATGGCGATTGCTAGCAGTCATCACGCAGGAGTTAGCGTGGCGGACGCTTGTAATGCGTTAGGCACTTTTGTGAATGCTAATCGTCGTTTGGAAGTGAAAGGCACGGTTAATGGTGTCACCGTTTATGATGATTTTGCCCATCACCCAACCGCGATAAAATCAACCATTGAGGCATTGCGAGGAAAAGTGGGTAAGGAACAGCGGATTTTAGCGGTGTTAGAGCCACGTTCAAACACAATGAAAATGGGCGTACATAAAGATGAGATTGCCCCTGCATTGGCAGACGCAGATCAAGTTTTTATCTTACAACCAGATAATATTGATTGGAGCGTGGTGCAGATCACAAATAATCTCACCCAGCCTGCACAATGGAGTGCCGACTTAGATGAATTAGTACAAATGATCATCGCTCAAACCAAGCCAACGGATAATATTCTTGTGATGAGCAATGGGGCGTTTGGTGGAATTCATAACAAGTTATTAGAAAAACTAGAATAA
- a CDS encoding SprT family zinc-dependent metalloprotease yields MAELRILKIQVQRKLKQTLTLANMYFEKEFIMPQVNFNVRGAKAGVAYLQRNEIRFNPILLQENSDEFIKNVVPHELAHIIVYQQFGKVKPHGKEWQGVMEQVFGVPAETCHQFELSSVRQSFQYKCACQIHSLTITRHNAIQQKGRSYVCRKCRQTLTLQQ; encoded by the coding sequence ATGGCAGAGCTACGAATATTAAAAATACAAGTTCAGCGTAAATTAAAGCAAACTTTAACCTTAGCGAATATGTATTTTGAGAAAGAGTTTATAATGCCACAAGTCAATTTTAATGTACGTGGTGCAAAGGCAGGTGTAGCATATTTGCAACGCAATGAAATTCGTTTTAATCCGATTTTGTTGCAAGAAAACAGCGATGAATTTATCAAAAATGTCGTGCCACACGAATTGGCTCACATTATTGTTTATCAGCAATTCGGCAAAGTAAAACCGCACGGCAAAGAGTGGCAAGGCGTAATGGAACAAGTTTTTGGCGTGCCAGCTGAAACCTGTCATCAATTTGAATTAAGCTCAGTTAGGCAAAGTTTTCAATATAAATGTGCGTGTCAGATTCATTCGCTAACCATAACACGCCATAATGCGATACAGCAAAAAGGGCGGAGTTATGTTTGTAGAAAGTGTCGTCAAACATTGACATTACAACAGTAA
- a CDS encoding NAD(P)/FAD-dependent oxidoreductase → MKNVDVIIIGAGAAGLFCASQLGQGGKSVVVLDNGKKLGRKILMSGGGNCNFTNMDISSHHYLCKNPHFVKSALARYTQWDFISMVATYGIAYHEKELGQLFCDDGAEQIVKMLKAECDKSGNVDIRLRQAVTFLSLFAKNEKSANCYQIQTANETYQTENVVIATGGLSMPALGATPFGYQIAEQFNIPVLPPRASLVPFTYKEKDKGLVSLSGIALPVTVTCGEQSFSNQMLFTHRGLSGPAMLQISNYWELGDSVEIDLLPTASILDILNELRQSSPKLQLKSVLCRHLPKKLVELWFEQKLLKEKIIADLSKVELTHLEQFIHHWQFVPNGTEGYRTAEVTKGGVDTDFISSKTMEVKQTKGLYFIGEVLDVTGWLGGYNFQWAWSSAFACATGILEH, encoded by the coding sequence ATGAAAAATGTTGATGTCATCATTATCGGTGCAGGCGCTGCAGGGCTGTTTTGTGCAAGTCAGTTAGGACAAGGTGGCAAATCGGTTGTTGTCTTGGATAATGGCAAAAAATTAGGACGCAAAATTTTGATGTCTGGCGGTGGAAATTGTAATTTTACTAATATGGATATTTCATCGCACCATTATCTGTGCAAAAATCCTCATTTTGTGAAATCCGCTCTTGCACGCTATACTCAGTGGGATTTTATCTCAATGGTGGCAACTTATGGCATTGCTTATCACGAGAAAGAGTTAGGGCAGCTTTTCTGTGATGATGGTGCAGAGCAAATCGTAAAAATGTTGAAAGCAGAATGCGATAAAAGTGGTAACGTGGATATTCGGTTGAGACAAGCGGTCACTTTTTTATCACTTTTTGCAAAAAATGAAAAATCTGCAAATTGTTATCAAATTCAGACCGCTAATGAAACCTATCAAACAGAAAATGTCGTGATTGCGACAGGTGGTTTATCAATGCCAGCACTGGGGGCGACACCTTTTGGTTACCAAATCGCAGAGCAATTTAATATTCCCGTATTACCACCACGAGCAAGCCTTGTGCCTTTCACTTATAAAGAAAAAGATAAAGGATTAGTTTCTCTTTCAGGGATTGCATTGCCTGTCACCGTGACCTGTGGCGAGCAATCTTTTTCAAATCAAATGCTCTTTACTCATCGTGGATTGTCAGGTCCAGCAATGCTACAAATTTCAAATTATTGGGAATTGGGTGACAGTGTTGAAATTGATTTATTACCGACAGCGTCTATCCTCGATATTTTAAACGAACTTCGTCAATCTTCGCCGAAATTACAACTAAAAAGCGTGTTATGTCGCCATCTTCCTAAAAAATTAGTTGAGCTATGGTTTGAACAAAAATTATTAAAAGAAAAAATCATTGCGGACTTAAGTAAGGTAGAATTGACCCACTTAGAACAATTTATTCATCATTGGCAATTTGTGCCAAATGGTACAGAAGGTTATCGCACCGCCGAAGTCACCAAAGGGGGCGTGGATACCGATTTTATCTCGTCAAAAACAATGGAAGTTAAACAAACCAAAGGGCTTTATTTTATCGGCGAAGTACTTGATGTCACAGGCTGGCTTGGGGGTTATAACTTCCAGTGGGCGTGGTCATCAGCCTTTGCTTGTGCAACTGGAATTTTAGAGCATTAA
- the trmL gene encoding tRNA (uridine(34)/cytosine(34)/5-carboxymethylaminomethyluridine(34)-2'-O)-methyltransferase TrmL, producing MLDIVLFEPEIPQNSGNIIRLCANCGFRLHMIEPFGFTWDDKKLRRSGLDYHEFVDIQKYSSFEDFMARAKPKRLFALTTKGEPNHSDVNYELGDFLMFGPESRGIPKPILDSLPMSQKIRIPMCKDSRSMNLSNSVAVVVYEAWRQFGYQNCVPKQDI from the coding sequence ATGTTAGATATCGTTTTATTTGAACCTGAAATTCCACAAAATAGTGGCAATATTATCCGTTTGTGTGCAAACTGTGGCTTTCGTTTACATATGATTGAACCATTTGGTTTTACGTGGGATGACAAAAAATTACGCCGTAGCGGCTTGGATTATCACGAGTTTGTGGATATTCAAAAATATAGCTCTTTTGAAGATTTTATGGCTCGAGCTAAACCAAAACGCTTGTTTGCTTTAACCACCAAAGGCGAGCCAAATCACAGTGATGTAAACTATGAATTAGGCGACTTTTTGATGTTCGGACCTGAAAGTCGTGGTATTCCAAAACCAATTTTAGACAGCTTACCGATGAGCCAAAAAATTCGTATTCCGATGTGTAAAGATAGCCGTAGTATGAATTTATCAAATTCTGTTGCGGTGGTAGTTTATGAAGCGTGGCGACAATTTGGTTATCAAAATTGCGTGCCTAAACAAGATATATAG
- a CDS encoding pilus assembly protein, translating to MNSIKRIYKNCGRISLQFLKDEQGVYTIMMTLMSFGLLGFMALVVDGSGILLDKARFTQGMEQAGLLLVAENNKDRRTHEHANVNRQKVTDEYIKEKFNNNRLKAKQDKRNKEMIAAVVRSYYQGATYKPDDHTVTDQYTYHCSRLKRSQSVACAVDGNFDRPSWLYLGENFGLTFAKTVKISADTIYVTKRRDATPPIDLMLITDLSTSMTKVVDGNGSRDNKITILRRVFGKVSDKLLKDRKDNYNRIGFTSFALGSQQKDDTTQCVLPYKWNSEANRTHQLTKRVTRYEYDGYWRRYYWNGPYDYKYQNSYLDDIKDMFSYSEWSSNRQGYHRFNDGRATYRETKGDIFYRMRDLLNKSVDYPATVGMIDQFDGKDLKNIVTFDKNVLCLLDEPSNNATQQWFKNSENSKLNQAFSRVNPQGGTLSSSGLLVGANLMMNKNEDPKASPDNLSVNTQRTIIILSDGLDGINVNLPFDITKNLIRNGMCNKIRKRIDTLQDKDYQLQKTKIGFVAFGYDKDQRNSPHAATQAQAWKECVGDGNFFVANNEEELLKAFDQLSKPPEEVGRSTNKNPFKK from the coding sequence ATGAATAGTATAAAACGAATATATAAAAATTGTGGCAGGATTTCGCTACAATTTTTAAAAGATGAGCAAGGCGTTTATACGATAATGATGACACTAATGAGCTTCGGTTTATTAGGGTTTATGGCGTTAGTTGTTGATGGGTCTGGTATTTTATTGGATAAAGCTCGTTTCACGCAAGGGATGGAACAAGCGGGCTTACTGCTAGTAGCAGAAAATAATAAAGATAGACGAACGCACGAACACGCTAATGTTAATCGTCAGAAAGTAACAGATGAATATATTAAAGAAAAATTCAATAATAATAGATTAAAGGCGAAACAAGATAAGCGTAATAAAGAAATGATTGCGGCGGTTGTACGTAGTTATTATCAAGGTGCGACGTATAAACCAGATGATCATACAGTGACAGACCAATATACTTATCATTGTAGTCGTTTAAAAAGATCACAATCTGTTGCTTGTGCAGTAGATGGTAACTTTGACCGTCCATCGTGGCTTTATCTAGGTGAGAATTTTGGGTTAACTTTTGCAAAAACAGTAAAAATTTCAGCGGATACTATTTATGTAACGAAGAGAAGAGATGCGACTCCACCAATTGATTTGATGTTAATTACCGATTTATCAACCTCAATGACTAAAGTGGTGGATGGTAATGGTTCCCGAGATAATAAAATCACAATTCTTCGTCGTGTGTTTGGTAAAGTTTCTGATAAATTATTGAAAGATAGAAAAGATAATTATAACAGAATCGGATTTACTTCTTTTGCACTTGGTTCTCAACAGAAGGATGATACGACACAGTGCGTGTTACCTTATAAATGGAATAGCGAGGCAAACAGAACACATCAGTTGACTAAGCGAGTTACTCGGTATGAATATGATGGATATTGGAGACGTTATTATTGGAATGGTCCCTATGATTATAAATATCAAAATAGTTATCTAGATGATATAAAAGATATGTTTTCGTATAGCGAGTGGAGTTCTAATCGTCAGGGGTATCACCGTTTTAATGATGGGAGAGCTACTTATCGAGAAACTAAAGGCGATATTTTTTACCGAATGCGTGATTTGTTAAATAAAAGTGTTGATTATCCAGCAACAGTGGGGATGATCGATCAGTTTGATGGAAAGGACTTAAAAAACATCGTTACTTTTGATAAAAATGTTCTTTGTTTATTAGATGAACCCAGTAATAATGCGACGCAACAATGGTTTAAAAACAGTGAAAATAGTAAGCTAAATCAAGCATTCAGTCGAGTTAATCCACAAGGGGGGACACTTTCTAGTAGTGGATTATTGGTTGGGGCAAACTTGATGATGAATAAAAATGAAGATCCAAAAGCAAGTCCTGATAATTTGAGTGTGAATACTCAACGAACTATTATTATTCTGTCTGATGGCTTAGATGGAATAAATGTAAATCTCCCTTTTGATATTACTAAAAATTTAATCCGTAATGGGATGTGTAATAAAATTAGAAAGAGAATAGATACGTTACAAGATAAGGACTATCAATTACAAAAAACCAAAATAGGCTTTGTTGCCTTTGGTTATGATAAAGATCAGAGAAACAGCCCTCATGCTGCAACACAAGCACAAGCTTGGAAAGAGTGTGTGGGTGACGGAAACTTTTTCGTTGCGAATAACGAAGAAGAATTGTTGAAAGCCTTTGATCAGTTATCAAAACCACCAGAAGAAGTGGGACGTAGTACTAACAAAAACCCTTTTAAAAAATAA